The window TGGAATCCGGGATTCCAACTTTCTTTTGCCGCGACCGCAGGGATTATCATCGGCACGCCACACAACCCGACAAAGTTTTTGCCCGACAGTTTCAAGCAAAATAAGCTTTGGCAAAAGATTCAAGCATTCGCCATCGATCCGACTTACGTTACACTCTGCGCCACACTCGCCACAGCGCCGTTCCTGATTCATCATTTCAAGACGCTTTCGCCGTTCGCATGGTTCGGAAACATCATCATCGTGCCTGCCATTTCGCTCGGCATGCAGGCGGGGCTTTTCGCACAGCTCTCGCCCATTGACTTTATCTGCGGAACGTTCTGTGCTGCCGCGAGATTCTTTTTGCGATTAGCATCGCTATTGACGCGAATTCTTTCGGATTCTGCGGCCGCCTCGATGACCGTCGGGCCATTCTCGCCAGCGGTACTGCTTGCGCTCGGAATCTTGATTTTACTTTTGCCGATTTGCTACAAGAATTACATCGCCCGCAAGTATGCATTTTTATGCGTTTTAGTCGCCGCCGCATTATTTGCATTTGAAAGCTACTGCGAAGTTCTGCACCCATCGTGGACGCTCACGACCATCGATGTCGGGCAAGGCGACAGCCACCTCATCAAGGCGCCATCCGGCAGATATTTTCTCGTGGACGCAGGCGACAACAGCCGTCAAGATTCCGGCAAAGACATCATCGTACCATTTTTGCACCACATTGGTGTGAGCAAACTCGATGCGCTCATCATCACGCACCCCGACAAGGACCATTTCGGCGGAGCGCTTTCGCTATTGAAAATGTTCCCCGTCAAGGAACTTTGGACAAGCGATTGTTCTATGAAAGAAAGCAAACCCGACTGGCAACAAGTCCTCAGCGAAGCCCGCAAAAGGAGCATTCCCATCCGCAACATCCATCGCGGCATTCTATGGAAAGAGAACTACTTCGAAATGCGAACAATCCACCCACGAAACGATGTCTGCGTTGAAGCCAACGAAGGGAGCATCACACTTAGGCTCAAGGGGCTCGGACATTCAGTTGTGCTTACCGGAGACCTCACCGTCAAAGGCGAAAAAGAAATCATGAAGACAGACGCCTATCTGAAAAGCGATGTGTTGAAGCTCGGGCATCACGGTTCCAAGACATCCAGTAGCGTACCGTTCTTGAACGCAGTCTCCCCCACGTACGCCATTATCCCGAGCGGTCGCAAGAACAAGTTCCGCCACCCGCACAAGCAGGTGACCGACCGCCTCGACTCGCTTAACATTCCCTACATCAACACCGCAAAAAAAGGGACGATAACGTTCACGTTCGTCCCTGATTCCATCAGCTATACAACAATGTGGTAAACAGTTTGTCATGCCCGCCTCCGAGCGGGCACCTTCCTCTCGTGATTGCCTACTTCTTCAAGCAATCAAGTGCAGTATCGTGCAAGAGCCCGTTCGTCGCAATGCTCGTGAAGCCTTCGTAAATCGGAGCCGTCGGCTTGCCGTTTACGTCGAAGAGCTCGGTCTTACCGTCAATGGTACTGAACTTGCCACCCGCTTCCTTCATCAAAAGCGGGAACGGAGCAATATCCCACAGCGAAACAACCGGATCCACCATGATTTCGGCACGGCCAGCAGCCACGAGGTAATAACCGTAGCAGTCACCCCAGCCACGATGCAAGCGGGCGCTGCGACGGAGCTTCGTAAAGCCTTCACCAAAGCCCTTGTCTTCCATCGTATTGACCGTTCCCGAAAGCACAAGCGCATCGCTCAACTGCGACACCTTCGAAGCACGAACTTCACGGCCGTCCAAGAATGCGCCACCGCCATTCACCGCCCACACAGCGCTCTTCATTGCAGGTAAACGAATCACGCTTGCAATCGGAACGTTCTTGTGGTAAAGGCCAATCAGCGTTCCGAACAAAGGCACACCATGGATAAACGACTTAGTGCCGTCAATCGGGTCAATCACCCACTGGTATTCCGCATCCGGACTTTCAATGCCGAATTCTTCGCCAATGACGCCAAAGCCGGGAGTTTCCTTCGCCCAGAATTTACGGGCGAGTTCTTCCGTTCCCTTGTCGGCAATCGTCACGGGAGTCTTATCGGCCTTCCATTCGACGCCAACATCGTTCTGATAAAACTTGAGGATGTTCTCTTCGGCAAGTTCAGCCGTCTTAAGCGCAATCTTCAAGAGTTCCAGATTCTCGGGAGCGACACCTGCCTTTGCAATTTCGCGATTTTCCATAACAAGCTCCTAGCCGACCCACTTCTTGACAAGCGAAACGAGGAGTTCGTTTTCTTCGGGCTTACCAACCGTGATGCGGATGTGTTCCGGCATACCAAAGCTCGTAAGACCACGAACAATCATGCCGTTCTGTTCCAAGAACGAAACGAGTTCCTTGGCGCGTTCACCAATATGCACGCAGATAAAGTTTGCCTGCGTCGGAAGCACCTTGAAGCCAAGCGCACTAAGTTCGCGGTTCAAGTATTCAAAGCCAACAGCGTTGTTCTTGCGAGTCGTTTCAACGTGAGCCGTATCAGAAAGAGCTGCCACGGCAGCCACCTGAGCAGCCTGGTTCACGTCAAACGGCGGCTTGATTTTCCACATGGCGCGGACAACTTCAACACTTGCCATCGCATAACCCACGCGGAGCCCAGCTAAGCCGTAAATCTTACTGAAAGTACGGTTGAGGAACAAGTTCGGGTATTCCGAAAGCAGCGGAGCCATCTTCGGATAATCGGCAGCCGTTGCAAATTCAGCATAAGCTTCATCCAAGAACACGAGAACATTCGATGGCACTTTTGCAAGGAAACTGCGAATTTCGGCTTCGGTGTAATAGTGACCGGTCGGGTTGTTCGGGTTGCAAATGAAAGCCACGCGAGTCTTTTCGTTAACAGCAGCAGCGAGCTTATCCAGCGAAGCCTTTTCATCGCCTTCGCCAACGCCAATAAAATCGGCACCGTTCGAAAGCGTCGTAAACTTGTACACGGAGAATGTCGGCGTAATGCCCACGCAATTGTCGCCCTGGCGGATAAAGGCCTTGCCCACCATGTCGATGATTTCAT of the Fibrobacter sp. UWB2 genome contains:
- a CDS encoding DNA internalization-related competence protein ComEC/Rec2; translated protein: MSEIVGKSDAVSIERPVLTERECESEAKKESPTCIRAERSYEGNSSCGKVESRLPRPKGTAFIINVTSYAEDAAIGKAEETARESAHENARGAYKVRLTEKRNLPDLPLPGDSICFEASWYPVTPPSVPGAFDTQNWLKSQNLAAYGKFKHWEAYPGDWTFERSFFKFRQFMQARFAKYLDPAETGLLMGLLAGDRSGIPEVLRSDFQRSGLVHVLAISGFHVVLLAGMLMIFLKATGLPHKAVTIIAVTLLAIYVPVTGGSPAVRRAVMMFAIPQIGTLFGKPANTLNSLGVALLLIILPEPGVIWNPGFQLSFAATAGIIIGTPHNPTKFLPDSFKQNKLWQKIQAFAIDPTYVTLCATLATAPFLIHHFKTLSPFAWFGNIIIVPAISLGMQAGLFAQLSPIDFICGTFCAAARFFLRLASLLTRILSDSAAASMTVGPFSPAVLLALGILILLLPICYKNYIARKYAFLCVLVAAALFAFESYCEVLHPSWTLTTIDVGQGDSHLIKAPSGRYFLVDAGDNSRQDSGKDIIVPFLHHIGVSKLDALIITHPDKDHFGGALSLLKMFPVKELWTSDCSMKESKPDWQQVLSEARKRSIPIRNIHRGILWKENYFEMRTIHPRNDVCVEANEGSITLRLKGLGHSVVLTGDLTVKGEKEIMKTDAYLKSDVLKLGHHGSKTSSSVPFLNAVSPTYAIIPSGRKNKFRHPHKQVTDRLDSLNIPYINTAKKGTITFTFVPDSISYTTMW
- the hisN gene encoding histidinol-phosphatase — its product is MENREIAKAGVAPENLELLKIALKTAELAEENILKFYQNDVGVEWKADKTPVTIADKGTEELARKFWAKETPGFGVIGEEFGIESPDAEYQWVIDPIDGTKSFIHGVPLFGTLIGLYHKNVPIASVIRLPAMKSAVWAVNGGGAFLDGREVRASKVSQLSDALVLSGTVNTMEDKGFGEGFTKLRRSARLHRGWGDCYGYYLVAAGRAEIMVDPVVSLWDIAPFPLLMKEAGGKFSTIDGKTELFDVNGKPTAPIYEGFTSIATNGLLHDTALDCLKK
- the hisC gene encoding histidinol-phosphate transaminase, with amino-acid sequence MVEPRPELSKLSDYVPGKSIDEIRERYGLKNVVKLASNENPLGASPKAVEAFHEIANSLHLYPRGDAPKLIDAIAKMYGVSTNQIVIGNGSDEIIDMVGKAFIRQGDNCVGITPTFSVYKFTTLSNGADFIGVGEGDEKASLDKLAAAVNEKTRVAFICNPNNPTGHYYTEAEIRSFLAKVPSNVLVFLDEAYAEFATAADYPKMAPLLSEYPNLFLNRTFSKIYGLAGLRVGYAMASVEVVRAMWKIKPPFDVNQAAQVAAVAALSDTAHVETTRKNNAVGFEYLNRELSALGFKVLPTQANFICVHIGERAKELVSFLEQNGMIVRGLTSFGMPEHIRITVGKPEENELLVSLVKKWVG